One part of the Hydra vulgaris chromosome 01, alternate assembly HydraT2T_AEP genome encodes these proteins:
- the LOC136074282 gene encoding piggyBac transposable element-derived protein 4-like: MASARKFYPKRSNYSVQDLIEYMGESDELSDISSNDGSSNEVSVKSVTEEEIICSSSADDDSETGLVDTDVMQLEQNNTNDEPNWIKINDKSRIQKWIPLVRNDIRLYIAFILYRGILWKPTNAMYFSTNPLFDTPLIRKVLSFDRFCLIEKFLHFVDNSSLPIHFCKKAKIEPIYDFLVNKFKTLYIPNKNISIDESLLLWKGNLSWKHYIPSKRSRFGMKSFALCEPATGYIWNCFLYTGKEMTDSFAPDLKKYKYQATKIAITLMDNLIGNGYCLHIDNWYTSYEICKVLLDHNTDCIGTLCNNCKQLPQDIKNAKIKIGDTLV, translated from the exons ATGGCTTCGGCTAGAAAATTTTACCCTAAAAGAAGTAATTATTCAGTTCAAGATCTAATTGAATACATGGGAGAAAGCGATGAATTATCTGATATTAGTTCTAATGATGGTTCTTCTAATGAAGTTTCAGTTAAATCTGTTACAGAAGAAGAAATAATTTGCTCATCATCAGCAGATGATGATAGTGAAACTGGCCTTGTTGACACTGATGTAATGcaattagaacaaaataatacaaacgATGAACCGAATTGGATTAAAATTAACG ataaatcccGAATTCAAAAATGGATACCTTTAGTCAGAAACGACATCAGGCTCTatatagcatttattttatatcgTGGAATCTTATGGAAACCAACAAATGCTATGTATTTTTCAACAAACCCTCTGTTTGACACACCACTAATAAGAAAAGTATTGTCTTTTGATAGGTTTTGTCTTATTGAGAAGTTTCTTCATTTTGTTGATAACAGTAGTTTGCCAATACATTTctgtaaaaaagcaaaaattgaaCCGATCTATGACTTCCtagtaaacaaattcaaaactctgtatataccaaataaaaatatatcaatagacgAATCACTGCTGCTTTGGAAAGGTAATTTAAGCTGGAAGCATTACATTCCAAGCAAGCGTTCCAGGTTTGGAATGAAGTCCTTTGCATTATGTGAACCAGCTACTGGCTATATTTGGAATTGTTTTTTGTACACTGGTAAGGAAATGACTGACAGTTTTGCTCCAGacttgaaaaaatacaaatatcaaGCTACTAAAATTGCTATTACTCTAATGGATAATTTAATTGGTAATGGCTATTGTTTACACATTGATAATTGGTATACATCTTATGAAATTTGCAAAGTATTGCTGGATCATAATACTGATTGCATTGGTACATTATGTAATAATTGCAAACAGTTACCGCAGGATATAAAGaatgctaaaattaaaattggtgATACTTTAGTTTGA